The sequence below is a genomic window from Ottowia sp. SB7-C50.
CTCCTCGGGGGGTGGGTTGTCTCATCGGGTCGGGATGACATGAATAATAATGCACATCCTCCGAACCTGTCAATGCATTATTTTGCACGTTACGTTTTGACACCAATCACGCTGCGCACGTCCAGGCGCAGCGCCTGAAAGGCTGCGTCCTCGCCGCCGTAATCGCTGGTATTGAAGCGCAGGTCGGCCTTGGCGTAGAAGGCCGAGCGGCCGGCCAGGATGCGCTTGAGATCTTCCATGGCCTCAGGGCTGGCGGCCATGGGCCGCATGTCGCCCTGCGCCGCCACGCGGCCCATGTGGTCGGCCGGGTCGGCCTGCAGCCAGATGGTGTAGCAATGCTGCAGCAGCAGGTTGAAGTTGGCCGCATCGGCCACCAGGCCGCCCGGCGTGGCGATCACCACTTCGGGGTAGATCTGGATGGCTTCTTCCAGCGCGCGACGCTCGTAGCGGCGGTAGGCGTTGGTGCCGTACAGGTTGTGGATTTCGTTGATGCTACAGCCGGCGAACTGCTCGATTTCGCGGCTCAGCTCGATGAAGGCGTAGCCCAGGTCCTGAGCCAGCCGCTGCCCCAGCGACGACTTGCCCGCGCCGCGCAGGCCGATCAGCGCGATGCGCGTGGTGCGGGCGCGGTCGGCCGTGCCGGGGGCGTGGAACAACTCGCTCAGGTGTTGGCGCGCGCGGCGCAGATCGGCCTCGTTGCGATGCTCCAGCAACTCGCGGATCATCAGCCACTCGGGTGACGAGGTCGTCACATCGCCCAGCAGTTCGCTCAATTCGCAATGCAGCGCCTGCGCCACCTGCAACAGCACCAGGATGGAGGCGTTGCCGGTGCCGTATTCGAGGTTGGCCAGGTGCCGCTCCGATACATCCGCCACCTGCGCCACGGCCTTGCGCGTCATGCCGCGGCGCGCGCGCAGGTTGCGCACACGCTCGCCCAGCGCGACAAGGAAAGGGTGGCGCGGCGGCTCCGCCGGTGCGGGGTCTGCCAGCGGTCGTTCTTGAAGTTCAGTGCTCATGGTGAAACTGTCTTGACATGCACTTTAATGCATCTTACGATACACGCACAATAATTCATTTCACCACGCGGCCGGCAAAAGATCAATGCCGTGGACGAACGACTAGCCGTTCAACAGCCGGACGCGAAGGACGCAAAGGATTCGCGAAGGACGCGAAAGAATTCAAAAGATTTTTCTGTTTTTCTTTTGCGTTCTTCGCGTCACTTTCGCGTCCTTCGCGTCCGGTTGTTTTCACCGTCAACAAACCCGGAGACACGCCATGACCCCTGAAGTCGCCCCGCCGCCCGAGCGCTTCAACATCGCCGAACACCTGCTGGCGCAGAACGCCGGCCGCCCCGACAAACCCGCCTTCATCGACGAACAAGGCGCCGTCAGCTACGGCCAGCTGGCCGAGCGCACGCGCCGCCTGGCGTCGGCGCTCAAAAGCCTGTACCTGCGCCGCGAAGAGCGCGTGCTGGTGCTGATGCACGACAGCACCGACTGGCCCGTGGCCTTTCTGGGCAGCCTGTACGCCGGCCTGGTGCCGGTGGCCGTCAACACGCTGCTCACGGCCGACGACTACGCCTACATGCTGGAGCATTCGCGGGCGCAGGCCGTGCTGGTGTCGGGCGCGCTGCTGCCCACGCTGACGGCGGCGATGGTCAAGAGCGATCATGAAGTGCAAAAGGTGATCGTCTCGCGCCCGCTGGCGCCGCTGCATCCGTCCGAGGTGGAATTCGAGGCCTTCCTGGCCGCCCACGCCCCGGCCGACAAGCCCGCGTCCACGGGCGCCGATGACCCGGCCTTCTGGCTGTATTCCAGCGGCTCTACCGGCCGCCCCAAGGGCACGGTGCATTCGCACGCCAACCCCTACTGGACCTGCGAGCTGTACGCCAAGCGCGTGCTGGGCCTGACCGAAAGCGACGTGTGCTTTTCAGCCGCCAAGCTGTTCTTCGCCTATGGCCTGGGCAACGGCTTGACCTTCCCCATGAGCGTGGGTGCCACCACGCTGCTGATGGGCGAGCGGCCCACGCCCGAGGCCACCTTCAAGCGCTGGACCGGCCAGGTCGGCGGCTTGAAGCCCACCGTGTTCTACGGCGCGCCCACCGGCTTTGCCGGCATGCTGGCCCACCCGGCGCTGCCCGCGCGGGGCGACGTGGCCATGCGACTGGTGTCATCGGCGGGCGAGGCGCTTCCGGCCGAGTTGGGCGAGCGCTTCAAGGCGCATTTCGGCACCGACATCGTCGATGGCATCGGCTCCACCGAGATGCTGCACATCTTTCTGTCCAACCTGCCCGGCAAGGTGCGCTACGGCACCACCGGCTGGCCGGTGCCGGGCTACACCATCGAGTTGCGCGGCGACGACGGCGGCCCCGTGCCGGACGGCGAGCCGGGCGACCTTTACATCCAGGGCCCCAGCGCCGCCATGATGTACTGGGGCAACCGCACCAAGACACGCGAAACCTTCCAGGGCGGCTGGACCAAGTCCGGCGACAAGTACGTGCGCAACGAAGACGGCAGCTATACCTACGGCGGCCGCAGCGACGACATGCTGAAGGTCAGCGGCATCTATGTTTCGCCGTTTGAGGTCGAGGCCACGCTGGTGCAGCACCCGGCGGTGCTGGAGGCCGCCGTCATTGGCAAGGAAGACGCCGATGGCCTGACCAAGACCAAGGCGTTCGTGATCCTCAAGCCCGGCGCCGCCACCACCGAGGAAGACCTGAAGGCCTTCGTCAAGGACCGCCTGGCGCCCTACAAGTACCCCCGCTTCATCGAGTTCGTGGACGATCTGCCCAAGACGGCGACCGGCAAGATCCAGCGTTTCAAGCTGCGCGAATTGGGCTAGGAGTCTGCGCGGTAGAAGGCGTCGAAGCGAAACGCGCGAAAAACGAGGACAGCGTAGTGATACCGACAAGCCCATAGCCGGGCTATGGGCGCCGGAGGTAGCGCCGCGATGGATCGTGTTCTCGCGCGTTGCAGCCAACGCATCTTCTGCCGCGCAGACTCCTA
It includes:
- a CDS encoding helix-turn-helix transcriptional regulator is translated as MSTELQERPLADPAPAEPPRHPFLVALGERVRNLRARRGMTRKAVAQVADVSERHLANLEYGTGNASILVLLQVAQALHCELSELLGDVTTSSPEWLMIRELLEHRNEADLRRARQHLSELFHAPGTADRARTTRIALIGLRGAGKSSLGQRLAQDLGYAFIELSREIEQFAGCSINEIHNLYGTNAYRRYERRALEEAIQIYPEVVIATPGGLVADAANFNLLLQHCYTIWLQADPADHMGRVAAQGDMRPMAASPEAMEDLKRILAGRSAFYAKADLRFNTSDYGGEDAAFQALRLDVRSVIGVKT
- a CDS encoding benzoate-CoA ligase family protein; translated protein: MTPEVAPPPERFNIAEHLLAQNAGRPDKPAFIDEQGAVSYGQLAERTRRLASALKSLYLRREERVLVLMHDSTDWPVAFLGSLYAGLVPVAVNTLLTADDYAYMLEHSRAQAVLVSGALLPTLTAAMVKSDHEVQKVIVSRPLAPLHPSEVEFEAFLAAHAPADKPASTGADDPAFWLYSSGSTGRPKGTVHSHANPYWTCELYAKRVLGLTESDVCFSAAKLFFAYGLGNGLTFPMSVGATTLLMGERPTPEATFKRWTGQVGGLKPTVFYGAPTGFAGMLAHPALPARGDVAMRLVSSAGEALPAELGERFKAHFGTDIVDGIGSTEMLHIFLSNLPGKVRYGTTGWPVPGYTIELRGDDGGPVPDGEPGDLYIQGPSAAMMYWGNRTKTRETFQGGWTKSGDKYVRNEDGSYTYGGRSDDMLKVSGIYVSPFEVEATLVQHPAVLEAAVIGKEDADGLTKTKAFVILKPGAATTEEDLKAFVKDRLAPYKYPRFIEFVDDLPKTATGKIQRFKLRELG